The following proteins are encoded in a genomic region of Saccharopolyspora antimicrobica:
- the fdhD gene encoding formate dehydrogenase accessory sulfurtransferase FdhD encodes MGRVTVRRPVLKIAADGTRSRPDVLAAEEPMEIRVDGRPLSVTMRTPGHDVELAHGFLLTEGIIHDREQLSTARYCDSPGPDGRNTYNVLDVLLAPGVQPPDASVTRNFYTTSSCGVCGKAALDSVRLTTRHSPAADPLTVTAETLIGIPDQLRAAQRVFDTTGGLHAAGLFSGDGELLVVREDVGRHNAVDKVLGWALLAQRVPLSGCVLMVSGRASFELVQKAAMAGVPMLAAVSAPSSLAVDLAAEQGITLVGFLRGRSMNVYTGAERIVTKNIAG; translated from the coding sequence ATGGGACGCGTCACGGTGCGGCGACCGGTGCTGAAGATCGCCGCCGATGGGACCAGGAGCAGGCCGGACGTGCTCGCGGCCGAGGAGCCGATGGAGATCCGCGTCGACGGCAGGCCGCTGTCGGTGACCATGCGCACGCCCGGGCACGACGTCGAACTCGCCCACGGGTTCCTGCTGACCGAGGGCATCATCCACGACCGCGAGCAGCTGTCGACAGCTCGCTACTGCGACAGCCCCGGCCCGGACGGGCGCAACACATACAACGTGCTCGACGTCCTGCTCGCGCCCGGCGTGCAGCCGCCCGATGCCTCGGTGACCCGGAACTTCTACACCACCTCCTCGTGCGGTGTGTGCGGTAAGGCGGCGCTGGACTCGGTCCGGCTGACCACCCGCCACTCCCCCGCCGCCGACCCGCTCACCGTCACCGCGGAGACCCTCATCGGCATCCCCGACCAGCTGCGCGCCGCCCAGCGCGTCTTCGACACGACCGGCGGCCTGCACGCGGCCGGGCTGTTCAGCGGCGACGGCGAACTGCTGGTGGTGCGGGAGGACGTCGGGCGGCACAACGCCGTCGACAAGGTGCTCGGCTGGGCCCTGCTGGCGCAGCGCGTGCCGCTGTCCGGATGCGTGCTGATGGTGTCCGGGCGGGCATCGTTCGAACTGGTGCAGAAGGCCGCGATGGCGGGCGTGCCGATGCTCGCCGCGGTCTCCGCGCCGTCCTCGCTGGCGGTCGACCTCGCCGCCGAGCAGGGCATCACGCTGGTCGGGTTCCTGCGCGGGCGGTCCATGAACGTCTACACCGGCGCCGAGCGCATCGTGACCAAGAACATCGCAGGTTAG